The DNA region tattatctgtgtatatgcatacataaTAATTCTTTTCTTCAATTAGATCAAAAAATATGGTTTAAATACGTCAAGAATAGATTTTATTGCAATAAACTTGTGTcttcaaaattaattaaaaaaaaatcatcttccAAAATTTTAAAACAATATTTGGCCTCAAAGTTGTCCGTAATTTTCCCCCAGGAGATGCCCTCGCAAAGCCTTGAATGCATTTGATTTGCCTTTAGTGATTTGGTTCATGGCAGTGCAACTTTTGAACACATCCCTTGTAAATACATCTGGATTCTTCCCATCATCAATCAAGTTGAGAACCTCCATTGGCACTTGAATATTGCATTTTTCTCCCAATTTGGCCATATCATCAAGCTCAACCACAacattattcatgccttgaacAACAGAAAGTTGAGAGGAAACGTCGTTGTAAGAAGAGTCGACGGTGAGATAAAGCTGGTGGAGAATTCCTAGGGCTTTGTCCATTGAATTTATGACTTTATTCAGATTTTGTTTAGACTCCTCGTCGTTGGACTTAGGGTTTATTAATCCGTCATGCCGCGATGAGTCCATTTGCTTATGTTTGGATTTGCAGCACCGCGCCAAGAGTATTGCGAGTACTAATAGATTGGGGTTTTCACTTTGTTTATGttaggtttggtttggtttggtttgatttgtgAATCGATCCAAGAAAAGGTGAGTACAAACTACTAAATGAACACGAGAGGGTGTGGGTAAAGCTTTTACAGA from Lycium barbarum isolate Lr01 chromosome 10, ASM1917538v2, whole genome shotgun sequence includes:
- the LOC132612860 gene encoding mediator of RNA polymerase II transcription subunit 10b-like, producing MDSSRHDGLINPKSNDEESKQNLNKVINSMDKALGILHQLYLTVDSSYNDVSSQLSVVQGMNNVVVELDDMAKLGEKCNIQVPMEVLNLIDDGKNPDVFTRDVFKSCTAMNQITKGKSNAFKALRGHLLGENYGQL